Proteins from a genomic interval of Amphiura filiformis chromosome 9, Afil_fr2py, whole genome shotgun sequence:
- the LOC140160744 gene encoding uncharacterized protein: MEQKGHTPCPDITCTNCNTPDQKATVRCIDCKENLCQKCYASHMTLKVMKNHRIVTMTDIYSGKVNLLATEGNVCKAHKEPYKYFCTSENKLICQDCVILKECPTEHDRVTLETAAQVQLEELGGFIKESTDILMKYKETVQETEIVGKELEIHSQIAKESVAIAEQKCADLLWQTAQTIKDEIDKIKLQRIKTLDENKATLESTIRNIEKINKDTSRMITSGSTMEVISSHVTLSEKLKKLLQCPPCETDKALSNITFKVAIPASISIGQLFTTGTPETTWKLVGQFSTAEFDQLYGLDVTQDGDIAVCSWRQGVKVFTRSGEVLHTLYRYTGAMDVAVTHDNKYLSIPIKERLIIVNGRYGTRLQTVPIIDENNMVSQGNSVTVDQKGKVIVGNVSNSISIYNSELNQVSTFPTQARVRHLAATSNGDIVSSFQDPLLEYGTSVQLMDYAGGNVRVIRPPPTIKVWCPGFVCCGQGEIYVVNEFVGNPVGIYRYTADGDYLGCVTTEVKNPSGVALSQDRMELFVPDHNQVKIFQRP; encoded by the exons ATGGAGCAAAAG GGTCATACACCATGTCCTGACATCACCTGTACCAACTGCAACACACCTGACCAAAAGGCCACTGTACGATGCATAGACTGCAAGGAGAACCTCTGTCAAAAATGCTACGCTTCTCACATGACTCTCAAAGTCATGAAAAACCACAGGATAGTGACCATGACAGACATCTACTCTGGCAAAGTGAATCTCCTAGCCACAGAAGGAAATGTGTGCAAGGCTCATAAAGAACCATATAAATACTTCTGCACTTCGGAAAACAAACTGATCTGCCAGGACTGCGTGATCTTGAAAGAGTGTCCCACCGAGCATGACCGTGTTACACTAGAGACGGCTGCGCAGGTTCAGTTGGAAGAGCTGGGTGGTTTTATTAAGGAGAGTAccgatattttgatgaaatataaaGAGACCGTACAGGAAACGGAGATTGTGGGTAAAGAGCTTGAAATTCATTCTCAAATAGCTAAAGAATCAGTTGCTATCGCTGAGCAAAAGTGTGCCGACCTATTGTGGCAGACCGCACAGACCATTAAAGATGAAATTGACAAAATAAAATTGCAACGAATCAAAACACTTGATGAAAATAAGGCAACACTGGAGTCAACTATTAGAAACATTGAGAAAATAAACAAAGACACCTCTCGCATGATCACATCTGGGTCCACAATGGAAGTAATATCCTCCCATGTTACACTGTCTGAAAAACTGAAGAAGCTTTTACAATGCCCGCCATGTGAAACGGACAAAGCATTGAGTAACATCACATTTAAGGTAGCCATACCTGCATCTATTTCTATAGGGCAACTATTTACGACTGGAACGCCTGAAACAACTTGGAAATTGGTTGGACAATTTAGCACTGCAGAATTTGATCAACTATATGGACTCGATGTTACTCAAGATGGTGACATTGCTGTATGTAGTTGGCGACAGGGTGTTAAGGTGTTTACTAGATCTGGTGAGGTGTTGCACACCCTTTATCGTTACACTGGTGCTATGGATGTTGCTGTTACACATGATAACAAGTACCTTAGTATCCCAATCAAAGAGAGACTCATTATTGTCAATGGCAGGTATGGTACAAGGCTTCAGACTGTCCCTATTATTGATGAGAACAACATGGTATCTCAAGGAAACTCTGTAACTGTAGACCAGAAGGGTAAAGTCATCGTAGGGAATGTTTCCAATAGCATATCCATCTACAACTCAGAGCTAAACCAAGTCTCCACATTTCCAACACAGGCCAGAGTGCGTCATCTAGCAGCTACTTCCAATGGCGACATCGTCAGTTCCTTTCAAGATCCTTTGTTAGAATACGGCACATCTGTGCAGCTGATGGACTACGCTGGTGGCAATGTCAGGGTCATCCGGCCTCCACCAACGATCAAAGTGTGGTGCCCTGGTTTTGTGTGTTGTGGTCAAGGAGAGATATATGTGGTGAATGAATTTGTAGGCAATCCTGTCGGGATATACAGGTATACAGCTGACGGAGATTACCTGGGATGTGTCACTACCGAGGTTAAAAATCCATCTGGTGTTGCATTATCTCAGGATAGAATGGAGCTTTTTGTGCCCGACCATAACCAGGTCAAAATATTTCAACGGCCATGA